A region of the Hydra vulgaris chromosome 12, alternate assembly HydraT2T_AEP genome:
ATTTTGTACGATAAAAAACGCGTCAGCGGAACAGTCCGGTATATTGGAAAAACAGAATTTAGCACTGGTGTATGGTGCGGCCTTGAAATTGAAGAAAGCAATGGTAAAAATAACGGGACTGTAAACGGATATAAATACTTTGAGTGCGCTGAAAACCACGGAATTTTTATACGTTtgcataaagtaaaaattataccTAAGTACGCTGAAAGTACACCGAACGTTTGCGCGAACAATTTACAAGACGAAATATCTTATAGTGTAGATAATATAAATGACGACGAAGAAAtgttcaagttaaaaaatttttcattgagaCAACCATTAgacaataaagaaaaagagtttTACCGAGATTCTCATTTTGATACTAGTTTGGATTCTGATGCTTTAAAAGAAGTTTCTCAACCAATGTCACGTAACAGCAACGACTCAGGTATAGAGTCTCCTGTTCGGAACAGTCCAGTAGAAACATCTTCTCCCAAAAATAATAacgaaactttaaaaaaaaactacggAAACGTTGTAGTTTCCTCTTACAATACTCCTTCGCCTAAAAAAGCAGTTTTTGTTGGTTCGTTTGACGAGCTTGATGAAGATAAGATAAAATACCAAGAAGAATTTTTACTAAACAATAAAAGTCAATCAACCCTTTCATTTGACATTCCAAGGGTTAACAGCTTTGATAAAGAAAAGTTGGAGAGATTTATTGAAAGAAAGTTTTCTGTTGTAAACGACGATaatcatttaaataagaaaaacagtTATGTAAAACAAAGGTGTGATTCAATTACGTCAAAAATACCTATCAAGGTTTCTACTCCGAAAAACGATGAAATGGATTCCAAATCTACGATTGATCTAAATCTTTCTAATagtgaaaaatcaataaattcgaATGATAATTCTTTTCCCAAAGACCAAAAGTCAATATCTTCTAAAGAACCAAACCCTACAACAGCTGTTAAAAGCAACCAAAAACCTGAAAAGGGAAGTATTCTTTCAGCAAAATCATGTTTTTACAAACCATTTTCAAAGCCCGTAGTGAAGAAACCAAAAGTAggaaaactacaaaaaaatgaaggtaaccattttatattttttaatcgtTAGTTACTGAAAACTTAAAAGTaaacaattagtttaaaatttattcaagaaaaaattgaCGCTTCTTACGACTGAATGCTTTCGAAATCATGGCAATCATATGACTTTTAATACGAAGTGCACCTgccataatttttattttaaatttatcaaattgttaaattttacatgTGTTTGAAACTCAGTACATAGGGGTATTTGAAAGTACATACCTTAGTACTTACAGGTATTTGGGGGAAAAAAAAGGACTCACAAAGAATGAGTGGTAGAGTTCATTTTTTTGATCGAATAAAAAGccgaaatattaaaaaagttagatcGTTTGGAATAGCATTCGGgataaaaaatggattttttattggtaaatattttttttatatagccattttttttattctacaaCACTTTATTCTACAACACTTTATTCTACAACACTTTATTCTACAACACTTTATTCTACGACACATTATTCTACAACACTTTATTCTACAACACTTTGTTCTACGACACATTATTCTACAACACTTTATTCTACAACACTTTATTCTACAACACTTTATTCTACAACACTTTATTCTACAACACTTTATTCTACAACACTTTATTCTACGACACATTATTCTACAACACTTTGTTCTACAACACTTTAATCTACGACACTTTATTCTACGAcaacataaaaagtttgttgttaTTAGAgctacaaaactatttttatatgttttatttaacttcGCTCGTCCGtcatttcataaattttataagcaaTTTTATCGCTCTGAAATTTAGAAGATAtaaggccgggtgaataaaaatgagcaattgcttttacttagtaattggccagctttacgtgaataaaactTTAGGAGTTTTACTGAAATTTTTATCCATGTGAAGCTATgcaatttactcagtaattgttcagtattacgtgaataaaaacttaacaaaatgtcattaagtttttatttattgaaaatagcGAACCgcttttatatctttattgCGACTATATCTTTAGTAACGTACACTTAATATACTGTGATCTCTCCCCATATAGTTGctgttttttaatgtaaattttatattttggcGTCGCCTGCAGTTTCCAATACCTCCCAATTGACGGCCGCCAAAGACAGAATGTTTCTGAAGCCGCCGTCAATCGGGAGATGGAAATCATTAATAAATGTAgctagaaaatattttgaaaacaagatTATTTAGAGGCCGTCTTAGAAGCTCTGTCTTCCAAGCGGTAGCTGCCGCCAATTAAATTTGGAATGTTTGCCTCCCGCAGTTAGAAAGAacaaaaatgtttctaaaataacaaagtttaaagattgactcttattaatttttggaaaactttGAGTATTTATAGAGAATAATGCTTTtgtcttcgttttttttttttttttaatagcacTCTTAAATAAATCAGAAGTTtcatattcaaaacaaatttttattattatttttcgtgtattttgtattttgtctattttgtaaaaatgtattttgcGACATTGTTGTATTTGTCAATAGTAGTGACAAAATGCAACTTCATTATTTTTGGCCGACAGTTGCTGCAAAAAAGTGAAGGCGAGAAGATTTCGACTTTGGTTTTATTGATGGTAAATTAGACACCATTAAACATCAACTGTTATATAAGACATTGACATTCagttattttttccaaaaaatttgcTATGTTCTGAGTTTTTTcgtttcaatatatataatatatatatatatatatatatatatatatatatatatatatatatatatatatatatatatatatatatatatatatatataggcccgTAGCAaccgggggggggggggggggtgcagCAGGcatttgcccccccccccccccttcccctaataatttttcaaataaataattttgaagaaatagactgaaaaatgacttaaaaaaaaaaaggttcttaaaactattttgggGTAGTACTGCACTcccaatattatttttgttcctacggccctgatatatacatatatataataatctcaaactgtatgtataaaaaaagaaatgtatgaaaatgttttatatatgtgGTAACTTTACGTAATCCCGGTAACAGTTTTGACTGAAATCAgaattgattgattttttaaaaggcCGTTATTCAGGTTGATTGGCTGGCAAATGGCATTTTATGCAGATATGCGTTTAAAAAATGagaatcaaaaaaacaaatcgaTGACTTTTTTCTTAggaatctaaaaaaaatgctttaatctctattttatctttaaaatatttaaaatttttgccttaattaaaattaatttgtttaaaacagaTAAGCAgctgttaatttaaaaacattattcgTTAAACAGTATGAGTCGCAAGCTTTTCGGGAAATTATGTTGTTATCAAACATTTTACGATAAAAAAGAGAGGAAgaaccaaaatattaaaaaaattaaatcatttgaaGAAGAAtttgagataaagaatagaGTTTTTATCGGTAATATTTTTATCGtgtttttttgaagttaaaaaaaaataaatatttaaaatcttttaataaaattttattttctaaaatatgagagtaagttatttttattaaaaaaaaagaggaaaaatgtattaaaagttgttgtaaaaatgaagaattatatttttttctgctaTTAATGCTTATTTTAAACTTCATAATTGCAAATGATTTAGTGAAAACTATTATTTCGTTTGTTTCAAGTATATCAGCACTCGAGCTGAactaacatttttctttattaatttaaattgcgtATGCattgaaattatatatagtattaaaaatactttgttaaagGCAGGGCTACATCTAAGTCTTATTCTGTaaagaagttttataaaatagttacagAAAAATGTTCGGGGCTCTTTGATTAGAAATAActgaaatgaaaatgaaaaaaaatatataaacattaaggAAATTGCAGTTGTTTTAAACCCAGAGAtgctctctatatatatatatatatatatatatatatatatatatatatatatatatatatatatatatatatatatatatatatatatatatatatatatatatatatatatataaatatattctaaattGATTcggtaataaagtttaatatatttgtgtCTTACTTCGTAATATATTTGtgtcttatttataaatatatttgtgtcTTATTTCGTAAATAGCTAACAGTGGCTTCTTTTTTTACCGCAGCGATATAACgtaaattttacttttgaatatattttgtgATTGAAAGTAGATCGTATTTTCCGCATGTTGCTTCAAAGCAAAGCCCTACtaaatgctaaaataaaatttaagttatatattaaagatCTTAGTAATAGAGGAACTATTCGCCAAAAAATGGTTTTgacaaagtttatttaattaaaaatctcatgcagctattttaaaaattgtttaagtttgtttacTTTGTCACgtcttcttttaaaattgttaaaattttttaagctgGCTTAttttgacgtttttttttataattgtttaaaaacaataagacaAATTAAGTTGCGTTGCTTTCCATAATATTACCCCTTGTTTTcacttatttttgaataatcatGCTAACATCAATTCATAATTATAGACTTATCAATCTATATATTGCGTGGcctattgacaaaaaaaatagaataataaatcAAGCTTGCACACAAAATTTTCAACGTTATATAATCCTCATAATATTTGGAGTTTTTGCgataaagtttagtaaaaaactaaagtaataaaaattggCATGGCTTCTGTACTCATTCTTTATACATTTACTATGCTTGgagataatttaatatttaactatgtttgtagataatataatattaattttttgtagaaCAAAAGCAAACACtaatatcatttaaattttaactaacatGCTCATCTGATGTTAGTTAAACTCTAATATTGCAGATCATGATCTGTATtagagtaaataaaattaaaagttcatttatttagtttgctatttaaaattaatctgAATAAGCCAATTGAATAACGGAACATGTGTTATAAACTTCTTGATACTCCAGAAAAGTGCTTTATGTCAGATCATATTTAAACAGGTAGTTCactaatgtttatataaagaaatgttACTATAATGAAATACAAtgttaatataaagaaatataataaaattaatctttattgtattgtaataatGTTAATGAATGCAAGAGCTACAAATAGCTCATCTGAAATTGACTTGGCAGGCATTTTCGAAAGACTAAGTTTAGTATGttttaatgatagttttttatatttccattgaacttttgttttgttctttctTTATTCCAGGCATagtcaaaatatttgtttgtttgttttttttaccataaaaaggCAGAAAAACAGGCttgcatttcaaaaaaaaaatttatttcattcaaaattttttttaaattagtttttcgtattatttgtgtaattatttaacaacttatataaaaaataatgataaggTCATTAATTTCTCTTTTTCTTGGTGAATAAAAGTGtcattaaatatgaaaattttgatgatCAAACTATAGTAACAAATGTAAAAgtgaaaaatcatttaaaaagacTCCTGTAATTAAACCTTGAATAAATGAGTTGGATACTTGCAAAATTAAGATGATAGTCTTTTAAAGTTAcactgtacttttttttttttttttgctcggAGCCATTTGTAAGCATTTCACttggtgtattttttttttaatttttttttctgttttagttTCAATTTGCTTCTTTACTATCAAGTGAACTTTATTCAGTTGTactgtttaattttgttttttattttttacattatattattattagataataatcaagttgtttttttttcctttttttaattaaaaaaagaaacttttttaaatttaaattttgccgTCCTTGTTAAAATTACATATGTGAgaagtttttaaagaacaactaaataaataacattgacatatttaacatatttttttaccataaagtttatattttgtgtGGGCTTTATTTTGCTAGTGTAAACTGACCTACACAGGTGTGGAGGTCTTTTAAAAATGGATAattaagatatttgttttttagaagtaCTCATTTTTTACCATAAATTCAGAACAGTTTTCAAGTTCGGCATCTTTTTAAAACCTTGTAAAAGCTTTGTAAACTCATTATTACAAAACTAAACACAGTTTATTTCTTCTATATACTTTGTTGTGCGCAGTCAATGTCACATGATCACAGTTTTATCttgatttagttttttgttgtgtAAAACTCAAACCAGTTTTCAAACCAGTTAAGTCTATAAACTATGGTCaaactgtttatataaatatagtatcaTATATAGGGggttgaaaaaacatttttattcttttaactcatttaaaatcactttacatatatatttttacacatatatttttacacatatatttttttaaatagattctaaaataattattgtgatGTTTCTGcaaaaatgtcatatttaataaatcaaaaattatctaatttttaaacatttaaaaaaaaaagtttttttcttaaccACGGTGAATACTTTTACAAAGTAAATCATTTTGTTTCATGTTTACTCATCATGTTTTCTTCAGAGTTTGCTTAAAAATGTTTCTCTGTTCTTTTATGTTCCACCAATCTAATGAGTATTTCAATGTTTTCTCAATATCTTTCAGGATTTTATCCCCCACCACCTTTATCACCACTATTACCACCACCATTATCAAAAGCATAGgcaaaatttgtcaaaaattgttcaaaaaaaattttttttttcaagttactCTCAAGCActttatttgcaatttattaCACCCAACATCTAAAACTTTGCCttgcaatatataaaaacatataaaaacaatattttaaaaataaagatgactTTCTGTATCTCCACTCTGATTCAACAGTCATGCTTCTCTATATCAATTTAAACACTTCATAATCaccaataatttcataatattgcacccaatcaatgttaaaattattctctgtatttaaacattttatgctAACACaggttttttgctttttactttCCATTTTACTGTGCCATATTTACAAATTGCTTATCTAATAATAAACTGGGCATGTGCTATATTTGAATATTCTAAGGTTTTTGTGACTTAATTCATAATTGCATCTTTATTCTGAGATAAAGACAGGaacaaagtaaaaagaaaatcaaatcgCAAAACTTACCTAGTTCTCTTAAGTTTCTCTTCACACCTTGTTCCTACTCACACAAGATTTTAATGGTAGCAGTTTTAGATTGTATAGTTCTCTTTGAGGCATTAAAGTTGTGTTTGAGATATATTTGGCAGGTTTTTTAGAGAATTCAACTCAACTTGGTTTGTAGAACTAGGCATACAAGAACATGCTAAACCTTGTTATCCTAGAACATTATggataaaagaaatttatctaaatttaaattctatttaaatgttggacaaatgaattttttttaatgttgttggCATATTGCATGCATACACAGAAAATTTTCTCACAACAGTCGGCCTTGAGAATATTTTCTCATTATGCTAAACACGCTATTTTATAGCATACGCATGACTATAACAACCTGCTTTCCATGCATTGAccattgcaaataaaataagtatatatgattaaaattaaaaaaattagtagttTCCTTAACTGCAGTGGCCTCTGATTTAAAACTAATCTCTTCAAGATGGAGCTTTCACTCTTATTCCCTGAGAAAAGAGTGATTTCtatcattgatataaaaatattttgaaacacaCTACAATATGAAATGCATCATAAACTGTAATTTCCAAAATTATTGATAGATTGTTAccatattcaataaaaattgttgtttggAACTTAAGATTGTAAGCATTTTAGTAAATTAAGCAAGGGCATTAAGCAAGCCGTAAAGATCATATTTACTAACCTGTTTTGTTTATATCCAATATTTGTgacaaataacaataattatgactaaaataaataagtgCTACCTAGTTTATATTAGTTCCTATCCAattaatgtgtattttttttttacattaatgctactcataactttttttttcagaattcaACTTAAAAGATATCAAGAGACATCCATCCGTTATTTTTTGATTGCAAATTTGTTAATGAGAAACAATTAagagaaataaatttatgtgaatctataaattaattaaaaacctaCTTGCaccttttattcaattttttctttttattagatgataattttaattataattctaCTATTAATTCtcttatatataatttcagttctgtttttaggtgtttataaataaaattcttttatgaGGGTTTAATGAAACTTAAACCTCTGTCATGTcacaaaactataaataaatgtgCTTAGCTAGTCTTTTTGGATATCAAAATATCAGAATTATATGACACAAAAAGAAGGATAAGGAACTGTATATTTAAATCATgcctttaataaaaaatcccCTTAAATAATGACATGcaacaaatttaacaaattagttaaaaaatctttaaaaaaaatactttcatggATGCAATTTAGTTGGTGTGTGCTAGGTGATAACTATACCACCAAAGATATGCAATCATAATGCAACCCTGATACACTAAACCATTTGGAGCACTATCATCTCCATAGTTTGTAACCTTTGATGTAGATTGTAAAGTTggaattttaatgtttttatattttttattcattatatgcTCCTTTTTACTATTAACATTTATTGCAGACCACACTGCTTGCTTTACTGGTTTCATGGCATAGATTTGTATTTACTGGTTTCATGGCATATATTTGCAACTTGGTAAAAATTATGGTTTTGTTACATTTCATATGCATAAcatttaagttatttgaaaataattgaaaccgtcaaatcaaaaattcataaaatttgtctttaaatttcatttgtatattatttgtacaagtttattttttaccacACACTAAATAAGCAGACTAGGATTGGTTATTTTATCACATCTCCCTTAAAtgagttttccaataaaaattatatttttgttaaacatttttcatcaaaacataacttatatttatactattgtTATTTTCATAATCTAtcagaatttcttaaaaaacatgcagtctataaaaaaaaaagaaaataatttaaatatttactgtattcactttttattctttcatctaaattataattacaatgaataatagataatattaattaattttgatttttatgagtTTGAAAGATGAAGTGTGTGTTGAATTAACATTGAATTATTCTTGtgttgttttaagtttttaaaaagcagaAGTAGAAGCTTTACTTATCAAGCAGTTAGGTAATTTATGAAGTAAAGTGCAGCAATTACTGAATATTGTTATGATATTTGTCTATCCTGAAATGCATGAAAGTACAAAAAGGGAGAGTATCTGGTTGGGGTTTCGCCTTAcattttgtttggttttttcattttaaacatattttttataagcccttaatttttttctaggaGAAAATGATAATGCAGTCATTGTTAGTAATGGAAACGTTCAACTACAAGGAGAAAAAGAATCACCTTTAAAATGCAATAGTTCTGCTCGCCAATctacagattttaaaaatgataaagttagtgaaaaaaaagaaaaaacaagcGATAAAATCAGtgataaaaaagagaaaataccCAAATCTAAGattgctattaaaaaaaaatcaccagataaaaaagaaaaaaatgttgaagaatTGATCAACAACTTACAGAACCAATTAAAAGAGCGCAATGAAAGAATTATTCAACTTGAAGTTTCTTTAAACAAATATCAACACTTAAAACAAGAAGGCAATGAAAGCGATGTCAGTGCAcaagttgtaacaaaaaatgatattattgcAGGATTACGTGATAAAATTGATAGTTATAAATCGCTCACTGATAAAGCAAATCTCAGTTTTATTGGACTGAGTATTGTGTTGCAGTACTATCTTAATCAGGTATGATATTTACAGAGTAAATAAGggtgttacaaaaaaaaaaaaattatagaaaagagagtaatttgaaaaaaaagatatagaaaAGAGCGTGgtataactatataataatatgatagttatataatataagtaaactctttctatacattttttcataatttatcattttgtttCTAGAATGAGCAcataaaaaagagtttaaatgaATCTGTAGCCGAAATtcattcttttcaaaaaagtagcaAGGAATACGAAAACCATAAAAAAGAAcaagatgaaaaaattaatgatttaaaaaatattttaggtaaatttttaaatttttttatgtgtgtgtatatatatatatatatatatatatatatatatatatatataaatataaatatgtgtgtgtgtgtgtgtgtgtgtgtgtgtgtgtgtgtgtgtgtgtgtgtgtgtgtgtgtagtagtagtagtggtgtagtagtagagcgcttgcttcataagtgAGAAGTTtcaagtttgatccccaccatgtccttGGTAGTATtacgctcaacttgtttctctgcgcaaagtgtaaaatatatatatatctttatgtGTTATTCTGTTAATCTGTTTTACATACCAAGACTTAGTATCTTTATTGAGATATTGCCACTAAGAAGATTACTATCCAAGATCTATGAGCAACTCATAACTTTATTTGCTATTAAATTGGGggttttatattatagtttCTGTTCTCTTAGGTAAGTCTACCAAGGCTCAAAAAGCATTATCTGCCCCAATATAGGATCAGTTAAATGTGATCAGAAAAATACATCTTATTACCAACTCTGATAATTTTACACTAAGGTTTATCTTTagcataagattttttaaattttttataatattttgtatacttttataattttatgttttttatttagcaaatgaaaaagttaaagcagaaaagtttcaaaattcttttctaACATTAGAAGCTGATCATGAAACTGAAATACTTAATTTGCACAATAAATACAATGATAAAATATCTGATTTAAAAACAGTGTACCaagaaaaaatagataaaaaagttataGCAGGTATATGTTCAGTAATTTACTTTGTAagtgtttgtattttttttttttttttgtttattatatattgtatattacttACTTTTGTTTATTGCATACtgtatattatagtatattgtaaatgtagattttttttatgtacaaaatttctatgtatttagaaaaatatttaaactgcaATTTACTATGTATATACACAAAATACTTGCATAGGAACTGttctattattttgattatcaTGATTGgtttattatagattttaaatgtttagttcaTTTATTTTAGTGAGCAATGAGTTCCACATGCAAATAGAAAAGTTGCAACAGAATAATGATGAAAAGGTAaacttgttatattttaaatcaatcatacataaaaaaaattatattaaatgaaaactataaaagttataaaaatataagatatttttatttttttcatatgataTATAGTTGATTTgatatcttttatattactGCTACTTTTCAATACtgaatttttattggttatttacttattaaaatttttaaatagttaattagtatagttttttagttaaacaatcaatttttgaatAAGTAAGACATACTTAACTGCagttattatctaaaatataagAGTAATATTGTTGTTTGAGGTGTTTTATTCTTACCAGATATCGTATACCTGCTTTTAAGATATCATACACCTGCTTTTAAGATATCATAcacctgtttttttttactatttgtttGTGTCCTCCTTTGCCAGAGTTGGAATGGAATCCAGACTTTTTTGATCTGTGGTAGCATTTATTTTACTTGTACAAATctgaaaatttaagtttatctgATTTTCATCTGCAAATTTTTCATCTATTTCCATCTTATTGATTGAAGTAGgtgaaaaatttagtaaaaatagattaaaagattttttttagtagtaatGTTCATGTTTTTTGCCAATTATCAATAACCAATTAGGACAGCATTTCACCCACCTCATTTTCTGATGGTCTATCAGTGagattgattaaatttttctcCTAAGGAAATTTAGTAGAGTTCCTTATTTACGAAAGttgttaatataattaactGAACTTgtcaatattgtttatattcCTTAATTTATTCCTTGAGAGGATTATGGGATTGTAGTCAGTTTTTCTGATGGTCTTTTCATgcaagaaatagaaaaaaagtttatttttcaatgatttaatCACTtctaaaaacttgaaattttttatattcataatcTAACAAATTCAAtgtataatcaaaaaaattcaatgcataatcaaacaaatttaatgcataattaaacaaatatcaaATATGCTTTgagactttaatttttttctttgctcCAATCTGATCAAACTCATACATAAGCgttagtggtgtagtggtaaagctcttgcttcataagcgagaggttccaaattcgatccccaccacgtccctggtagtactgtgcacaacttgtttctccgcgcagcggccttgtttgtcaaggtttgtgttttggagttatagagttgagagagggttataaccactattaagtagcctccttatCTGTAGTGGCTTtatcggccttgaggaggtgaataacaaaaaaaaaaaaaaaacttgtttatgtcttttttatgcttaatttattaaattaattaaattttaaacaattttttttttagttagaacCTTTTTTCTTACATTATTAAGGCTGTATTCTTTTGTGTATGGGGCTTATTGGAATATACACCATTTTATATTGCatcatgtttaatttttttgttagttttaaaatgcAATGTAATGTTTTTCTGatgaaaatctttaaataactGATTTTTTGTCAAGAGGAATAAAAAATCACTTCAAACAAATTTTCGAATAACTGCATGTTTAAATAActgataactattttttatgaatttgttaTGGAAAAACCATAAGAAATGAAAATTCCTTTAAATAAGTTCCAGTAGATGCGACTTCAAAATAATGTAGAAGAAACCATACATCAAACTAATTACAAACATCAGCTTAGGTTGTTTTTTGtgcttattaatttatttattttttattatctgtcCATGAAAGGAGTCTTATATTTGTTATACTTATCATCTTATGTTTAGATTATATCTTCTAATGACACTCCCTTTATTTTAGACTTAGCAAAAACTGTTTGCCATTCAACTTATTCAATCTTATTCTTAGTAACTCTTGATATAAATAGTGGCTGTCAGAAGCCTTTTTAGGAGGAaacatgtattttaaaataccacaccttttaaataatgatctatgtattgttagcaaaaaattatagatttttcATATGCTGCTTTATTAATTTGCACTTATTCTAGTTttgttgaagtttaaaaagtaaGCAGTCAAAGAATActttcttaattaaaatgttataatgcaagaatatataaatagcgtaatatataaaatatattaatttaataaaatattttaaagtaatagcTTGACATCTTACTTTATGtaataattatgtaaatttacTAATTAGGTTCATCAGCTTAAAGTTTC
Encoded here:
- the LOC100198112 gene encoding restin homolog isoform X7, with the protein product MASNPFSSLKKFSFRKTFNKEKPSTLDHGSTLSLSKTKFVQRLRNPRKHLQPEDILIGDSITILYDKKRVSGTVRYIGKTEFSTGVWCGLEIEESNGKNNGTVNGYKYFECAENHGIFIRLHKVKIIPKYAESTPNVCANNLQDEISYSVDNINDDEEMFKLKNFSLRQPLDNKEKEFYRDSHFDTSLDSDALKEVSQPMSRNSNDSGIESPVRNSPVETSSPKNNNETLKKNYGNVVVSSYNTPSPKKAVFVGSFDELDEDKIKYQEEFLLNNKSQSTLSFDIPRVNSFDKEKLERFIERKFSVVNDDNHLNKKNSYVKQRCDSITSKIPIKVSTPKNDEMDSKSTIDLNLSNSEKSINSNDNSFPKDQKSISSKEPNPTTAVKSNQKPEKGSILSAKSCFYKPFSKPVVKKPKVGKLQKNEGENDNAVIVSNGNVQLQGEKESPLKCNSSARQSTDFKNDKVSEKKEKTSDKISDKKEKIPKSKIAIKKKSPDKKEKNVEELINNLQNQLKERNERIIQLEVSLNKYQHLKQEGNESDVSAQVVTKNDIIAGLRDKIDSYKSLTDKANLSFIGLSIVLQYYLNQNEHIKKSLNESVAEIHSFQKSSKEYENHKKEQDEKINDLKNILANEKVKAEKFQNSFLTLEADHETEILNLHNKYNDKISDLKTVYQEKIDKKVIAVSNEFHMQIEKLQQNNDEKVHQLKVSYKNQVDILKERETLLKQKMIAYEKKFNENDDIIAKQNFEIKSLEDKMGTLKQENNSLLNRIAQITKEAEKDLAMQALILPYKQMPAELDSLKAVLELKTDELKSFRVKTMDLQRKVDQYYELQVKFDLINQENQSLKETLKKKAVLERNISFERDALLEKFENEHRKVSRLSMENEELMWRASNSDLSYSSPNIFEAVEEDQSSYLKNSSSFSTPNKSSGFSQNNISRRQRGSLYELSSFKK
- the LOC100198112 gene encoding microtubule-associated tumor suppressor 1 homolog isoform X9, producing the protein MFKLKNFSLRQPLDNKEKEFYRDSHFDTSLDSDALKEVSQPMSRNSNDSGIESPVRNSPVETSSPKNNNETLKKNYGNVVVSSYNTPSPKKAVFVGSFDELDEDKIKYQEEFLLNNKSQSTLSFDIPRVNSFDKEKLERFIERKFSVVNDDNHLNKKNSYVKQRCDSITSKIPIKVSTPKNDEMDSKSTIDLNLSNSEKSINSNDNSFPKDQKSISSKEPNPTTAVKSNQKPEKGSILSAKSCFYKPFSKPVVKKPKVGKLQKNEGENDNAVIVSNGNVQLQGEKESPLKCNSSARQSTDFKNDKVSEKKEKTSDKISDKKEKIPKSKIAIKKKSPDKKEKNVEELINNLQNQLKERNERIIQLEVSLNKYQHLKQEGNESDVSAQVVTKNDIIAGLRDKIDSYKSLTDKANLSFIGLSIVLQYYLNQNEHIKKSLNESVAEIHSFQKSSKEYENHKKEQDEKINDLKNILANEKVKAEKFQNSFLTLEADHETEILNLHNKYNDKISDLKTVYQEKIDKKVIAVSNEFHMQIEKLQQNNDEKVHQLKVSYKNQVDILKERETLLKQKMIAYEKKFNENDDIIAKQNFEIKSLEDKMGTLKQENNSLLNRIAQITKEAEKDLAMQALILPYKQMPAELDSLKAVLELKTDELKSFRVKTMDLQRKVDQYYELQVKFDLINQENQSLKETLKKKAVLERNISFERDALLEKFENEHRKVSRLSMENEELMWRASNSDLSYSSPNIFEAVEEDQSSYLKNSSSFSTPNKSSGFSQNNISRRQRGSLYELSSFKK